One window of Sinorhizobium numidicum genomic DNA carries:
- the fabI gene encoding enoyl-ACP reductase FabI: MNGLMNGKRGLIMGVANNHSIAWGISKALAAQGAELAFTYQGEALGKRVKPLAAEVNSDFLLPCDVEDIASVDAVIDAIKERWGKLDFVVHAIGFSDKSELKGLYADTTRENFSRTMVISCFSFTEIARRAADVMSEGGTMLTLTYGGSVRVMPNYNVMGVAKAALEASVRYLAADYGARGIRVNAISAGPIRTLAGAGISDARAMLSWQQKNSPLRRTVTIEDVGNSALYLLSDLSRGVTGEIHYVDSGYNITSMPTLETLRSADVE, encoded by the coding sequence ATGAACGGACTGATGAACGGAAAGCGCGGCCTCATCATGGGTGTGGCCAACAATCACTCTATTGCCTGGGGCATTTCCAAGGCGCTGGCCGCCCAGGGCGCGGAACTCGCCTTCACCTATCAGGGCGAAGCGCTCGGCAAGCGTGTGAAGCCGCTCGCTGCCGAGGTGAATTCGGATTTCCTGCTGCCCTGCGACGTAGAGGATATCGCCTCCGTCGACGCGGTCATCGACGCGATCAAGGAGCGCTGGGGCAAGCTCGATTTCGTCGTCCACGCGATCGGTTTTTCCGACAAGAGCGAACTGAAGGGGCTTTACGCCGACACCACACGCGAGAATTTCAGCCGCACCATGGTGATCTCCTGCTTCTCCTTCACCGAGATCGCCAGGCGCGCCGCGGACGTGATGAGCGAAGGCGGCACGATGCTGACGCTCACCTATGGCGGCTCGGTGCGGGTGATGCCGAACTACAACGTGATGGGTGTTGCGAAGGCGGCGCTGGAAGCTTCGGTGCGCTATCTCGCCGCCGACTATGGAGCCCGAGGCATTCGCGTCAATGCGATCTCCGCCGGCCCGATCCGCACACTTGCCGGCGCCGGCATTTCCGACGCCCGCGCCATGCTCTCCTGGCAGCAGAAGAACTCGCCGCTGCGCCGGACCGTCACCATCGAGGACGTCGGCAATTCCGCGCTCTATCTGCTTTCCGATCTTTCGCGCGGCGTGACAGGCGAAATTCACTACGTGGATTCCGGCTACAATATCACCTCCATGCCGACGCTCGAGACGCTGCGCAGCGCAGACGTGGAATAG
- a CDS encoding class I SAM-dependent methyltransferase, which translates to MSRDALKTLFHPFAIGVIDPPGEGERVLFLGAEAGYRLPEGFAASVSAVQPLRPLYRALEAMRVDVTPSVLGEGYDVALVLCGRHKGENEDRIAEALKRTRAGALIVIAGGKEDGIQSLRKKIDKFGWDGDSLPKYHGVAFWFTRPEDVSEAVTKLAKVPVRVDGLFEASPGMFSHDRVDAGSELLASRLPRDFTGHAADFGAGWGYLSVMLAQASPGLKGIDLFEADHDALEAARVNMKANAPSTPARFYWHDLTSEDTRDKYDLIVMNPPFHEGHAAEPALGAAIIRSAAKALKQGGKLMLVANRGLPYEQVLAESFKESGETCRNARFKVLWAKR; encoded by the coding sequence ATGAGCCGTGATGCGCTAAAAACCCTATTCCATCCCTTTGCCATCGGTGTCATCGATCCGCCGGGAGAGGGCGAACGCGTGCTCTTTCTCGGTGCCGAGGCGGGCTACAGGTTGCCGGAAGGGTTTGCCGCGTCTGTCTCTGCCGTGCAGCCGCTGAGGCCGCTCTATCGCGCCCTGGAGGCGATGCGCGTCGACGTGACGCCGTCTGTGCTCGGCGAAGGCTATGACGTCGCGCTCGTGCTCTGCGGCAGGCACAAGGGCGAAAACGAAGATCGGATTGCCGAAGCGCTGAAGCGCACACGTGCGGGCGCGCTGATCGTGATCGCAGGCGGCAAGGAGGATGGCATCCAGTCGCTGCGAAAGAAGATCGACAAGTTCGGTTGGGATGGAGACTCGCTCCCGAAATACCACGGTGTCGCCTTCTGGTTCACGCGGCCGGAAGATGTCTCGGAAGCCGTAACGAAGCTTGCCAAGGTTCCGGTGCGCGTCGATGGCCTATTCGAAGCATCGCCGGGCATGTTTTCCCATGACCGCGTCGATGCCGGTTCCGAGCTCCTCGCGTCTCGGCTGCCACGGGATTTTACCGGCCATGCGGCGGATTTCGGCGCGGGCTGGGGCTATCTCTCAGTCATGCTCGCCCAGGCTTCCCCGGGTTTGAAGGGCATCGACCTGTTCGAAGCCGACCATGACGCACTAGAGGCTGCGCGCGTCAATATGAAGGCGAACGCTCCTTCGACGCCGGCACGTTTCTACTGGCATGACCTGACAAGCGAGGACACGCGCGACAAATACGACTTGATCGTGATGAACCCTCCGTTCCACGAAGGACATGCCGCCGAGCCCGCCCTCGGGGCGGCGATCATCAGGTCCGCCGCCAAGGCCCTGAAGCAAGGCGGCAAGCTGATGCTCGTCGCCAATCGCGGCTTGCCTTATGAGCAGGTTCTGGCGGAGAGCTTCAAGGAAAGCGGCGAGACCTGCCGCAATGCGCGCTTCAAGGTGCTCTGGGCTAAGCGCTGA